The following are from one region of the Cytobacillus firmus genome:
- a CDS encoding PTS sugar transporter subunit IIA, translating to MFKKLFGKKEAVKAIEIKAALTGTAVNLEEVPDPVFAERMMGDGIAIEPSEGVVVSPVNGEVVQVFPTKHAIGIRAENGAEVLIHIGLETVSMKGEGFETHISEGSKVSEGDKLVTFDLAMVKEKAKSTVTPIIITNGDQVASLEKNAAGAVTRGTSTVMTVTAK from the coding sequence ATGTTCAAGAAATTATTTGGCAAAAAGGAAGCGGTCAAAGCAATTGAGATTAAGGCTGCTTTGACGGGTACAGCAGTTAATCTGGAAGAGGTGCCTGACCCTGTATTTGCAGAAAGAATGATGGGTGACGGTATTGCAATTGAACCTTCAGAAGGGGTTGTTGTTTCCCCGGTAAATGGAGAAGTAGTCCAAGTATTCCCTACCAAGCATGCCATTGGCATTCGTGCTGAAAATGGTGCCGAGGTGTTAATCCATATTGGCCTTGAAACGGTCTCCATGAAAGGGGAAGGATTCGAGACCCATATTTCAGAAGGCTCAAAGGTCAGCGAAGGCGATAAGCTTGTCACGTTTGATTTAGCAATGGTTAAAGAAAAGGCAAAAAGCACAGTTACGCCAATTATTATCACTAATGGCGACCAGGTTGCTTCTCTTGAGAAAAATGCAGCAGGAGCTGTAACGCGAGGTACTTCAACAGTAATGACAGTTACTGCGAAATAA
- the msrA gene encoding peptide-methionine (S)-S-oxide reductase MsrA — protein sequence MTEKQYEKATFAGGCFWCMVKPFDEQPGIKEVLSGYTGGNVKNPTYQQVCSETTGHYEAVQITFDPEVYPYEKLLELYWQQIDPTDEGGQFYDRGQSYQTAIFYHNEKQKQLAEESKQKLKETGPFAKPIVTRILPASDFYPAEDYHQHYYKKNPERYNAYQTGSGRKAFINNHWGEK from the coding sequence ATGACAGAGAAACAATACGAAAAGGCAACATTCGCAGGAGGCTGCTTCTGGTGTATGGTAAAGCCTTTTGATGAACAGCCTGGAATAAAAGAAGTGCTATCCGGTTATACCGGAGGCAATGTAAAGAACCCGACTTACCAGCAAGTCTGTTCGGAAACGACTGGCCATTATGAAGCGGTTCAAATCACATTTGATCCTGAGGTTTACCCATATGAAAAACTGCTTGAATTATATTGGCAGCAGATAGACCCGACAGATGAAGGCGGCCAGTTCTATGATCGCGGCCAATCCTATCAGACTGCAATTTTCTATCACAATGAAAAACAAAAGCAGTTAGCAGAAGAATCAAAACAAAAGCTTAAAGAAACAGGTCCATTTGCAAAACCGATTGTTACCAGGATTTTGCCTGCTTCAGACTTTTATCCTGCAGAAGATTATCATCAGCACTATTATAAAAAGAATCCGGAAAGATACAATGCCTATCAAACCGGCTCTGGAAGAAAGGCATTTATAAACAACCATTGGGGTGAAAAATAA
- the msrB gene encoding peptide-methionine (R)-S-oxide reductase MsrB, giving the protein MAKNREELKQKLDPMQYEVTQNNGTEPPFRNQYWNEFKDGIYVDIVSGKALFSSKDKYDAGCGWPSFTKPIEDQEIEEKEDRTHFMVRTEVRSKTADSHLGHVFDDGPGPAGLRYCINSAALKFIPKEKLEEEGYDEYLKLFTNEN; this is encoded by the coding sequence ATGGCAAAAAACAGGGAAGAATTAAAGCAAAAACTCGATCCCATGCAATATGAAGTAACTCAGAATAATGGCACAGAGCCGCCGTTCCGCAACCAATATTGGAATGAATTTAAAGATGGAATTTATGTCGATATCGTTTCCGGCAAGGCTCTTTTCAGCTCAAAAGATAAATATGACGCAGGGTGCGGCTGGCCCAGCTTCACTAAGCCCATAGAGGATCAGGAAATTGAGGAAAAAGAAGACCGCACCCACTTTATGGTCAGAACGGAAGTGAGAAGTAAAACAGCGGATTCCCATCTTGGACATGTTTTTGATGATGGGCCGGGACCTGCGGGCCTCCGTTATTGCATTAATTCTGCTGCACTCAAGTTTATTCCTAAGGAAAAACTGGAGGAAGAAGGCTATGATGAATATTTGAAATTATTTACTAATGAAAATTAA
- the rsgA gene encoding ribosome small subunit-dependent GTPase A: protein MTINRLGFDPFFKDAFSAYEEKEYQMGRVALEHKRMYRVWTDKGEMLCEVSGKFSFEASSREDYPAVGDWVVIKERAYEQRGTIHAVLPRKSKFSRKAAGVNTEEQIVAANVDTIFLVNSLNEDLNLRRMERYLLLTWESGAAPVIILTKADLCENLEEKLAEVDTVAMGVPVISISVMEEKGIDLLKPFLEPGKTIALLGSSGVGKSTLTNYLLGAEKQKVQDIRSDDKGKHTTTHRELILLPEGAILIDTPGMRELQLWESESGLSESFTDIEQAAENCRFRDCTHDNEPGCAVHMLIEEGSISRARLNSYKKLLKELAYLDRKQDKRAQSEERKRWKKISAGAKNKRI, encoded by the coding sequence TTGACAATTAATAGACTTGGATTCGATCCCTTTTTTAAAGACGCTTTTTCAGCGTATGAAGAAAAAGAATATCAAATGGGCCGGGTGGCTTTAGAGCATAAAAGAATGTATCGTGTATGGACAGATAAGGGTGAAATGCTCTGTGAAGTATCAGGGAAATTTTCTTTCGAAGCATCATCAAGGGAGGATTATCCTGCTGTAGGTGACTGGGTTGTCATCAAAGAAAGAGCGTATGAACAGCGGGGTACCATTCATGCAGTCCTTCCAAGGAAAAGCAAATTTTCCAGGAAGGCAGCAGGGGTGAATACAGAAGAACAAATTGTAGCTGCTAATGTAGACACTATTTTCCTGGTTAATTCACTTAATGAGGATCTTAACTTAAGAAGAATGGAACGTTATTTGCTTTTGACATGGGAAAGCGGGGCAGCTCCTGTGATTATTCTTACCAAGGCTGACCTTTGTGAGAATCTGGAGGAAAAGCTTGCTGAGGTGGACACCGTTGCCATGGGTGTTCCTGTTATCTCAATCAGCGTGATGGAAGAGAAGGGGATTGACCTGCTTAAGCCGTTTTTGGAGCCTGGAAAAACAATCGCATTGCTCGGCTCTTCAGGTGTTGGAAAGTCCACACTTACCAATTATCTTCTGGGCGCGGAAAAACAAAAAGTCCAGGATATTAGAAGTGATGACAAAGGAAAGCATACAACTACTCACAGGGAACTCATCCTTCTTCCTGAAGGCGCCATATTGATTGACACTCCAGGAATGCGGGAGCTTCAGCTGTGGGAAAGTGAAAGCGGTCTTTCAGAAAGCTTCACAGATATTGAACAAGCCGCTGAAAACTGCAGATTCAGGGACTGTACACATGATAATGAGCCAGGATGCGCTGTGCATATGCTAATAGAAGAAGGAAGCATATCAAGGGCGCGTCTGAACAGCTACAAGAAGCTTCTCAAGGAACTCGCTTATCTGGATAGAAAGCAGGATAAACGAGCCCAATCTGAAGAACGCAAGCGCTGGAAAAAAATAAGTGCCGGAGCAAAGAATAAAAGAATATAA